From Streptomyces fungicidicus, one genomic window encodes:
- a CDS encoding M23 family metallopeptidase — protein MRSARIALLGLIALVGGLFTATPAQAAPLFKAPFACGQKWTYSHHSAEVREALDFVRSDGGTTSGSPVLASASGTATRYYQANGAGNYIVIDHGGGWKTYYFHLNAFSVPSGASVGQGQQIGTTGSTGNSSGAHIHYEQLYNGVGQKIKINGTQLAYPGSYGGYHLTSDNGCGAGKYWVDTFANATGYAQPNTNDAQGVLNAGTNYVYCKVWGQEIRGANGTYNHWWLKTDLDTVYAGKNGRGAYVSAYYLSRWGNDEARDNNGAVIPNC, from the coding sequence ATCGCCCTCGTGGGCGGCCTGTTCACCGCGACGCCCGCGCAGGCGGCGCCCCTCTTCAAGGCCCCCTTCGCCTGCGGCCAGAAATGGACGTACAGCCACCACTCCGCGGAGGTCCGGGAGGCGCTGGACTTCGTCCGCAGTGACGGCGGCACCACCAGCGGCTCGCCCGTGCTCGCCTCGGCCTCCGGCACCGCCACCCGTTACTACCAGGCGAACGGCGCCGGCAACTACATCGTCATCGACCACGGCGGCGGCTGGAAGACGTACTACTTCCACCTGAACGCCTTCTCCGTCCCCAGCGGCGCCTCCGTCGGCCAGGGCCAGCAGATCGGCACCACCGGCAGCACCGGCAACAGCTCCGGCGCCCACATCCACTACGAGCAGCTCTACAACGGCGTCGGCCAGAAGATCAAGATCAACGGAACCCAGCTCGCCTACCCCGGCTCGTACGGCGGTTACCACCTGACCAGCGACAACGGCTGCGGCGCCGGCAAGTACTGGGTCGACACCTTCGCCAACGCCACCGGCTACGCGCAGCCGAACACCAACGACGCGCAGGGCGTGCTCAACGCGGGCACCAACTACGTGTACTGCAAGGTGTGGGGCCAGGAGATCCGCGGCGCGAACGGCACCTACAACCACTGGTGGCTGAAGACCGACCTCGACACCGTCTACGCCGGCAAGAACGGGCGCGGAGCCTATGTCTCGGCGTACTACCTGTCCCGCTGGGGCAACGACGAGGCACGGGACAACAACGGCGCGGTCATCCCCAACTGCTGA
- a CDS encoding serine/threonine-protein kinase: MARDRAAWDSDGSEPLPPGYRVGGWIVGEPIGAGGWATVYAGRPAGAERDDGTAVALKVMPTAGLAPRQARRVAEAARREAELGRARHPGLVGLLDTLVLQAPDRPSLDGALVLVMERARCSLRELLGDGLEEAEGARIVTGICEGLAQLHRSGWVHGDLKPENVLIGQDGEVWLSDFGFAVELTGTHGYAAPMGTLGYLPPERWSEPLGEQGVLVRPTADIWALGIVIHEVFAAGAVPFGGATPAALRAAVQEYADGGAPLRLDPAVPEFWRAVVTDCLAPGHAARAPHTAERLLERIRGRDAGRAASARPRLRTVLPTLAACAVVAGGAVLWPDPENGRSGARTAQIRVFNAEAECRDRADRDPQCSLGLAVDPLVPYTARNVVPSRVWHGDVLDAACRLAEGLPVVDEAGRRSTAWYRVRVPRAAPAATAWLPAVRTEDRPELPSCTRPAHRGPVAHEGRPGRAHTVAARQQLGMTAPLLSRASSLPQRDR; encoded by the coding sequence ATGGCGCGCGACCGGGCCGCCTGGGACAGCGACGGGTCCGAACCACTGCCCCCGGGGTACCGGGTGGGCGGCTGGATCGTCGGCGAGCCGATCGGGGCCGGCGGCTGGGCCACCGTCTACGCCGGACGTCCCGCCGGCGCGGAGCGGGACGACGGGACGGCGGTCGCGCTCAAGGTCATGCCGACCGCCGGACTCGCGCCCCGTCAGGCCCGCAGGGTGGCCGAGGCGGCCCGCCGGGAGGCCGAGCTCGGCCGGGCCCGGCATCCGGGACTCGTCGGGCTGCTCGACACCCTCGTGCTGCAGGCCCCCGACCGGCCGTCCCTGGACGGCGCGCTCGTCCTCGTCATGGAGCGCGCCCGGTGCAGCCTGCGCGAACTGCTCGGCGACGGTCTCGAGGAGGCCGAGGGCGCCCGGATCGTCACCGGGATCTGCGAGGGACTCGCCCAGCTGCACCGCTCCGGGTGGGTGCACGGCGACCTCAAGCCCGAGAACGTCCTCATCGGCCAGGACGGCGAGGTGTGGCTCTCGGACTTCGGGTTCGCCGTCGAGCTGACCGGCACCCACGGCTACGCGGCCCCGATGGGCACCCTCGGCTACCTGCCGCCCGAGCGCTGGAGCGAACCGCTCGGCGAACAGGGCGTGCTGGTCCGGCCCACCGCCGACATCTGGGCGCTGGGGATCGTGATCCACGAGGTGTTCGCCGCCGGCGCCGTGCCGTTCGGCGGCGCGACTCCGGCGGCGCTCCGGGCCGCCGTGCAGGAGTACGCCGACGGGGGTGCGCCGCTGCGGCTGGACCCGGCCGTCCCGGAGTTCTGGCGCGCCGTCGTCACCGACTGCCTCGCCCCCGGGCACGCCGCCCGCGCCCCGCACACGGCCGAGCGGCTCCTCGAGCGGATCCGCGGCCGGGACGCCGGCCGTGCCGCGTCCGCGCGTCCGCGCCTGCGTACCGTCCTGCCCACCCTCGCCGCGTGCGCCGTCGTCGCGGGCGGGGCCGTGCTCTGGCCCGACCCGGAGAACGGCCGGTCCGGCGCGCGGACCGCCCAGATCCGGGTGTTCAACGCCGAGGCGGAGTGCCGCGACCGGGCGGACCGCGACCCGCAGTGCAGTCTCGGCCTCGCGGTCGACCCGCTGGTCCCGTACACCGCGCGGAACGTCGTGCCGAGCCGGGTGTGGCACGGCGACGTCCTCGACGCCGCGTGCCGGCTGGCCGAGGGCCTGCCCGTCGTCGACGAGGCGGGCCGGCGGTCCACCGCCTGGTACCGGGTCCGCGTCCCGCGCGCCGCCCCGGCGGCCACCGCGTGGCTGCCGGCCGTCCGCACGGAGGACCGTCCGGAACTCCCGTCCTGCACCCGCCCCGCGCACCGGGGCCCGGTCGCCCACGAGGGACGGCCGGGCCGGGCGCACACGGTGGCGGCGCGTCAGCAGTTGGGGATGACCGCGCCGTTGTTGTCCCGTGCCTCGTCGTTGCCCCAGCGGGACAGGTAG
- a CDS encoding FHA domain-containing protein, producing MSGIVVHSPAESDGGPVTLRLGPGERVLFGRGSTATPVGLRFSDEAVSRLAGEIHATDDHWQLSNLSTTHGYLVENPEGAGEYLRVPPRRVGAPIPFEFSRVVLPSRRDTPVSFLVFAPDHVYLDPHTSGGSWDSRTLTAYSLDETATYFLVLVALCEPWLRDRSPVAVPTTPEVVERLRGHSGRTGLTARAVSSHIDYLADEKLRIGAPAAPGADRAQRRNGKREAVVALALKFGIVREEHLALLPPRSGTAAADGGV from the coding sequence GTGAGCGGGATCGTGGTCCATTCACCGGCGGAGAGCGACGGCGGACCGGTGACCCTGCGGCTCGGACCGGGGGAGCGCGTGCTGTTCGGCCGCGGCTCGACGGCCACACCGGTCGGGCTGCGTTTCTCCGACGAGGCGGTCTCCCGGCTCGCCGGGGAGATCCACGCGACCGACGACCACTGGCAGCTGAGCAACCTCAGCACCACGCACGGCTATCTGGTGGAGAACCCGGAGGGCGCGGGCGAGTACCTGCGGGTGCCACCGCGCCGCGTCGGGGCGCCCATCCCGTTCGAGTTCTCCCGGGTGGTGCTGCCGTCGCGCCGCGACACCCCGGTGTCCTTCCTGGTGTTCGCGCCCGACCACGTCTACCTCGACCCGCACACGAGCGGCGGCTCCTGGGACAGCCGCACCCTCACGGCGTACTCGCTGGACGAGACCGCCACCTACTTCCTGGTGCTCGTGGCGCTCTGCGAGCCGTGGCTGCGGGACCGTTCGCCGGTCGCGGTGCCGACCACCCCCGAGGTCGTCGAGCGGCTCCGCGGGCACTCGGGCCGCACCGGTTTGACCGCCCGCGCGGTCAGTTCGCACATCGACTACCTCGCGGACGAGAAGCTGCGGATCGGCGCCCCCGCCGCGCCCGGGGCCGACAGGGCGCAGCGCAGGAACGGCAAGCGCGAGGCCGTCGTCGCGCTCGCCCTGAAGTTCGGGATCGTGCGCGAGGAGCACCTCGCGCTCCTGCCGCCGCGCTCCGGGACCGCCGCGGCGGACGGCGGGGTGTGA
- a CDS encoding alpha/beta hydrolase encodes MAAHPPTRRSVLRSAGGLGAAMALGATGVLAAASPAAAVGDGFGLSIVERDERDPRMRYYRFRTDAIGWNPGVNVLLPDDYHHSGRTYPVLYLLHGGASDFIEFDRLGVRSWTAGKPIIVVMPDGGRAGWYSNPVSSLVGPRNWEHFHINQLLPWVEANFRAYAEYAGRAVSGFSMGGFGALKYTAKYYGHFASVSSHSGPASLRRDAGLVTHWANVSSAAAELGGGTVYGAPLWDEARVSADNPVERIESYRHKRIFLVAGVSPDPINWFDSVNETQVLAGQREFRSLLTGAGIAHEAHELPGGHFVRDEMMRRDIDGMIGHLRRA; translated from the coding sequence TTGGCCGCGCATCCCCCCACCCGCAGAAGCGTCCTCAGGTCCGCCGGCGGTCTCGGCGCCGCGATGGCGCTGGGCGCCACAGGCGTGCTCGCGGCGGCCTCACCGGCCGCGGCGGTCGGCGACGGCTTCGGCCTGAGCATCGTGGAACGCGACGAGAGAGACCCCCGGATGCGGTACTACCGCTTCCGGACCGACGCCATCGGCTGGAACCCGGGGGTGAACGTGCTGCTGCCGGACGACTACCACCACAGCGGCCGCACCTACCCCGTCCTCTACCTGCTGCACGGCGGCGCCTCGGACTTCATCGAGTTCGACCGCCTGGGCGTCCGGAGCTGGACCGCGGGCAAGCCGATCATCGTCGTCATGCCCGACGGCGGCCGCGCGGGCTGGTACTCCAACCCCGTCAGCTCCCTCGTCGGCCCCCGCAACTGGGAGCACTTCCACATCAACCAGCTGCTGCCCTGGGTCGAGGCGAACTTCCGCGCCTACGCCGAGTACGCGGGCCGGGCCGTGTCCGGCTTCTCCATGGGCGGCTTCGGCGCGCTCAAGTACACCGCCAAGTACTACGGCCACTTCGCGTCCGTCAGCTCCCACTCCGGCCCGGCCAGCCTGCGCCGCGACGCGGGACTCGTCACCCACTGGGCCAACGTCTCCTCCGCCGCCGCCGAGCTGGGCGGCGGCACCGTCTACGGCGCCCCGCTGTGGGACGAGGCCCGGGTGAGCGCCGACAACCCGGTGGAGCGGATCGAGAGCTACCGCCACAAGCGGATCTTCCTCGTCGCCGGCGTCAGCCCCGACCCGATCAACTGGTTCGACAGCGTCAACGAGACCCAGGTGCTCGCCGGACAGCGGGAGTTCCGCTCCCTGCTGACCGGGGCCGGGATCGCCCACGAGGCCCACGAGCTGCCCGGCGGTCACTTCGTCCGCGACGAGATGATGCGGCGGGACATCGACGGGATGATCGGCCACCTGCGCCGGGCCTGA